A genome region from Trichoderma asperellum chromosome 7, complete sequence includes the following:
- a CDS encoding uncharacterized protein (EggNog:ENOG41) — protein sequence MSEIHRINDAEAWQGEGLSQLPFYMPDECDPWWHNTILVPRAAFCDRFWVNDCPSEQRMDEWLEYY from the coding sequence ATGTCCGAGATCCACCGCATTAACGACGCAGAGGCTTGGCAGGGCGAAGGGCTAAGCCAGCTGCCGTTTTATATGCCCGACGAGTGCGATCCATGGTGGCATAACACCATCCTGGTCCCAAGAGCGGCCTTTTGCGACCGCTTCTGGGTCAATGACTGTCCGTCTGAGCAGAGGATGGACGAGTGGCTCGAGTACTATTAA